One Cytobacillus sp. IB215665 genomic window carries:
- the resA gene encoding thiol-disulfide oxidoreductase ResA, producing MNKRIRTILRGLILLGFVLAIGYVLYSNFSSEKGEIAIIGKRAPDFKLVTLEGDYVQLSELAGKGVFLNFWATYCPPCKKEMPFIENSYQYYKDNGVEVLAVDVGEPKLTVQSFVDQYNLTFPILLDKDEQVLNAYNVGPIPVTFLIDKDGIVIDKIVGEMTQQDVDNYMKRIQPEKGVIE from the coding sequence ATGAACAAGCGTATAAGGACTATTTTACGAGGGTTAATTTTGTTAGGGTTTGTGTTAGCTATCGGGTATGTGTTGTACTCCAATTTTTCTAGTGAAAAAGGAGAGATTGCTATTATAGGTAAAAGAGCACCAGATTTTAAATTGGTCACATTGGAAGGAGACTATGTACAGCTTAGCGAGTTAGCAGGTAAAGGAGTATTTCTAAACTTCTGGGCTACATATTGCCCACCATGCAAAAAAGAAATGCCTTTTATTGAAAATTCTTATCAATATTATAAAGACAACGGTGTAGAAGTGCTAGCAGTAGATGTAGGCGAGCCGAAATTAACAGTTCAATCTTTTGTTGATCAATACAATTTAACATTTCCAATTTTATTAGATAAAGATGAACAGGTGCTTAACGCCTACAATGTTGGACCTATTCCAGTAACTTTTTTAATAGACAAAGATGGAATTGTAATAGATAAAATAGTTGGAGAAATGACTCAACAGGATGTTGATAATTACATGAAAAGAATCCAACCTGAAAAAGGAGTGATAGAATGA
- a CDS encoding histidine kinase, translating into MKSYSRFKISFIAITSSLIVIYELIRHKFIIHRLSYYADIVISSSIFIMGIVLISIYFFNNLSKLEKKKYEKEKEAKALYDSSIDGIFLFNEQMRLEHMNQGAITMSGRETIEPLHLNELIWIEEGIIDNFNKLYDGKLIKKNGHQIPISISASKIYSDHSLRNKIALTVRDLSSQKELGATIIALYTETAKKQYQSEKLFKLSKIIISLGRLTSNKHVVLQNALTIVNNLLGCNSSSLLIVNYNDLSNPTVVSTGKVDKNSILSLYREKVEVTKNSDSSLMFLKLQTKDKSEIIGYLILQNSDTPKNEVLTNVLHTLSISLENVFQYEKIKEIAIVEERERLSREMHDGLAQAISSMKILLEYIKAKTSEDHLNKDQFSSSLYQLDELVNSTYNEIRQYLFELRLSKDTELSLFKLIDLYRRKYMEQLGVDVQFEQIGISKDVKYVTALVKMHILRIFQEVFNNINKHAQATSVKVSLLKINEKIHIQIKDNGIGFENLGEMDKKYGLKTIHERATLIQGNIKVDSKLNQGTSVELIIPIDR; encoded by the coding sequence TTGAAGAGCTACTCAAGGTTTAAAATTTCTTTTATAGCTATTACAAGCTCCCTAATCGTAATTTATGAACTAATCCGTCATAAATTTATCATACATCGATTATCCTATTATGCAGATATAGTCATTTCTTCATCTATCTTTATAATGGGAATTGTTTTAATATCCATATATTTTTTTAATAACCTATCCAAACTTGAGAAAAAGAAATATGAAAAAGAAAAAGAAGCAAAAGCTCTTTATGATAGTAGTATAGATGGTATTTTCCTGTTCAATGAACAAATGAGGTTGGAACATATGAATCAAGGTGCAATAACTATGAGTGGAAGGGAAACAATCGAACCTTTACATCTAAACGAATTGATTTGGATTGAAGAAGGTATAATTGATAACTTCAATAAATTGTATGATGGAAAGTTAATAAAAAAGAATGGCCATCAAATCCCCATAAGTATATCAGCATCTAAAATATATAGCGATCATTCATTAAGGAATAAAATTGCTTTAACAGTAAGAGACTTGTCTTCTCAAAAAGAATTAGGGGCAACAATAATAGCTTTATATACAGAAACAGCTAAAAAACAATACCAATCTGAGAAGTTATTTAAGCTATCGAAGATAATTATATCTTTAGGACGTTTAACATCGAATAAACATGTTGTTCTTCAAAACGCACTAACAATTGTGAATAATTTATTGGGGTGTAATAGTAGTAGTTTACTTATTGTCAATTACAATGATCTATCAAACCCAACTGTGGTATCCACAGGAAAAGTTGATAAAAATTCTATCCTATCTTTGTACCGAGAAAAAGTAGAAGTTACAAAAAATAGTGATTCTTCTTTAATGTTTTTAAAGCTGCAAACAAAAGATAAATCAGAAATCATTGGATACCTCATATTACAGAATTCTGATACTCCTAAAAATGAAGTGTTAACTAATGTTCTACATACTTTGTCTATTTCCTTGGAAAATGTCTTTCAATATGAAAAAATAAAGGAAATTGCAATTGTTGAAGAGAGAGAACGATTATCCAGAGAGATGCATGATGGATTAGCCCAAGCAATTAGTAGTATGAAAATATTACTTGAATATATTAAAGCTAAAACGTCAGAAGATCATTTAAATAAAGATCAATTTTCCTCAAGTCTATATCAATTGGATGAACTAGTTAATTCCACCTATAATGAAATTAGACAGTACTTATTTGAACTTCGCTTATCAAAAGATACCGAATTGTCCTTATTTAAACTAATAGATTTGTATAGAAGAAAATACATGGAACAATTAGGAGTAGATGTTCAGTTTGAACAAATTGGGATTTCGAAAGATGTAAAATATGTAACCGCACTTGTGAAAATGCATATCCTACGTATTTTTCAAGAAGTGTTCAATAATATTAATAAACATGCTCAAGCAACAAGTGTAAAAGTGAGCTTACTTAAAATTAATGAAAAAATCCACATTCAAATCAAAGATAATGGGATAGGTTTTGAAAATCTTGGGGAGATGGATAAAAAGTACGGTTTAAAAACGATTCATGAACGTGCAACATTAATTCAAGGAAATATAAAAGTTGATTCAAAATTAAACCAAGGTACTTCTGTGGAATTAATTATACCAATAGATAGGTGA
- a CDS encoding plastocyanin/azurin family copper-binding protein — MKQNKNLIHYIFSSFIIVVFLAGCSTVQDKEVSVEKDVEISNEKVSETSSQQESSEIENAENTEDIEDIEVTENTDDAESADKTETASSDEAVSNDKVIEISAFEMGFNPEKITLTKGTEYEFILINEGKVFHDLNAYDMDIEITYMDEMDAHPDEVSFIDKIFGVKVVSADVEKEAIHMNVDVEQSSRIKFIPLKEGEYKIYCSVPGHEQAGMVGTIIVVK, encoded by the coding sequence ATGAAGCAAAATAAAAATCTTATTCATTACATTTTTTCGAGTTTCATAATTGTAGTGTTTCTAGCAGGGTGTTCAACAGTACAAGATAAAGAGGTTTCTGTTGAAAAGGACGTGGAAATTTCTAATGAAAAAGTCAGTGAAACTAGTAGTCAACAAGAATCTAGTGAAATTGAGAATGCAGAAAATACTGAGGATATAGAAGACATTGAGGTTACAGAAAACACCGATGATGCAGAAAGTGCTGATAAAACTGAAACTGCGTCATCTGATGAAGCTGTTAGTAACGACAAAGTAATAGAAATTTCAGCATTTGAGATGGGATTTAATCCTGAAAAGATTACTTTAACAAAAGGTACAGAATATGAATTTATTTTAATAAATGAAGGTAAGGTTTTCCATGATTTAAATGCTTATGATATGGACATTGAAATAACTTATATGGATGAAATGGATGCACACCCTGATGAAGTGTCTTTCATCGATAAAATATTCGGTGTTAAGGTAGTGTCAGCTGATGTTGAAAAAGAAGCAATTCATATGAATGTAGATGTTGAGCAAAGCAGTAGAATCAAATTTATACCTTTAAAAGAGGGAGAATATAAAATCTATTGTAGTGTTCCTGGGCATGAACAAGCAGGAATGGTTGGGACGATTATTGTGGTAAAATAG
- the ccsB gene encoding c-type cytochrome biogenesis protein CcsB, producing MFQLSSQLLGISFFIFFIATILFSASFKTRKNKDTKLSKIEKMAFILTIFGFLLQVAYFVLRWIASGYAPVSNMFEYMTFFGITIVLAFIIIYLVYKTSILGVFALPIAMIIIAYASVFPDNMQPLVPALQSYWLKIHVTTAALGEGVLAISFVAGVIFLIKTVNQQKTTKETVFLELVMYALLSTVGFAGVTLIFNTMNYETNYSWVSETDVETTITYTMPAIVGPPNGTLEESNNSYVALAEAPSWMNGVNAPRKLNSLLWALLSGLSLYIITRLVLRKRIGAFIQPKLKNVRDDLLDEIGYRSVLIGFPIFTLGALIFAMIWAQEAWTRFWGWDPKEVWALITWLFYAAYLHLRLSKGWQGKKSAWLAVIGFIIIMLNLVVVNLVIAGLHSYA from the coding sequence ATGTTTCAGCTAAGTAGTCAATTATTAGGAATCTCGTTTTTTATATTCTTTATCGCAACTATTTTATTTTCTGCATCTTTTAAAACTCGTAAAAATAAAGATACAAAATTATCAAAAATAGAAAAAATGGCATTTATATTGACTATTTTTGGTTTCTTATTACAGGTTGCATATTTTGTGTTGAGGTGGATTGCTTCTGGGTATGCCCCAGTTAGCAACATGTTTGAGTATATGACGTTTTTTGGGATAACGATAGTTTTAGCATTCATTATTATATACCTAGTATATAAAACAAGTATATTAGGCGTTTTTGCTTTACCTATTGCTATGATCATCATCGCTTATGCCAGTGTTTTTCCTGATAACATGCAGCCGCTTGTACCAGCCTTGCAAAGCTACTGGTTAAAAATACATGTGACAACTGCTGCGTTAGGTGAAGGTGTTTTAGCGATTAGTTTCGTGGCAGGTGTGATTTTTCTAATAAAAACAGTTAATCAACAGAAGACGACAAAAGAAACAGTATTCTTAGAGCTAGTCATGTATGCTTTACTAAGTACAGTTGGTTTCGCTGGTGTTACTTTAATATTTAATACAATGAACTATGAAACTAACTATAGTTGGGTCAGCGAAACAGATGTAGAAACAACGATTACATATACGATGCCAGCGATCGTAGGCCCTCCAAACGGAACCCTTGAAGAATCTAACAATTCATATGTTGCTTTAGCTGAGGCTCCTTCTTGGATGAATGGGGTGAATGCACCAAGAAAGTTGAATTCCTTATTGTGGGCGTTATTAAGTGGATTGAGTTTATATATTATAACAAGATTAGTATTAAGGAAAAGAATAGGTGCCTTCATTCAACCAAAGCTAAAGAATGTCCGTGATGACCTTCTGGATGAAATAGGATACCGTTCTGTATTAATAGGATTTCCAATATTTACGCTAGGTGCCTTAATATTTGCGATGATTTGGGCACAAGAAGCATGGACTAGGTTCTGGGGGTGGGACCCAAAAGAAGTATGGGCTTTAATTACATGGTTATTCTATGCAGCATACTTACACTTAAGATTATCAAAAGGGTGGCAAGGGAAGAAATCGGCTTGGTTAGCAGTTATCGGTTTTATTATCATCATGCTGAATCTAGTTGTAGTAAATCTAGTCATTGCAGGTTTACATTCATATGCATAA
- a CDS encoding ubiquinol-cytochrome c reductase iron-sulfur subunit encodes MMEKWSRRTFLKNGTKGTLGMLTLAVVPISLTACNNEETIDTSSLAKLGLLEDIKKGPFPKKINYSTTIQDAWVEQKREGFVYVNVDPEDANNLLIMSPVCTHLGCIAGEVSDDEKSESNKELTFYCPCHGGEYDEFGINTGGPPPRPLDIFQPIIKNNEVYIPVLSSTERT; translated from the coding sequence ATGATGGAGAAATGGAGTAGAAGAACGTTTTTAAAAAACGGTACTAAAGGTACTCTTGGTATGTTAACACTTGCTGTTGTTCCAATAAGTCTGACTGCATGTAATAACGAGGAAACAATAGATACTAGTTCTTTAGCAAAATTAGGATTGTTAGAGGACATAAAAAAAGGGCCTTTCCCTAAAAAAATCAATTATTCTACAACTATTCAAGATGCATGGGTCGAGCAAAAAAGAGAAGGATTTGTGTATGTAAATGTTGATCCCGAGGATGCTAATAACTTATTAATTATGTCTCCTGTGTGTACCCACTTGGGTTGTATTGCTGGTGAGGTTAGCGATGATGAAAAAAGTGAAAGTAATAAGGAACTAACATTTTATTGTCCTTGTCACGGAGGAGAATACGATGAATTCGGTATAAATACCGGTGGTCCGCCTCCACGTCCTCTTGACATCTTTCAACCCATTATAAAAAACAATGAAGTATATATACCAGTCCTAAGCAGCACAGAGCGTACTTAA
- a CDS encoding response regulator transcription factor codes for MKKIKILVCDDYEVLRKGLVQLLHIQPEFEVVGEAGDGLEVISLTKKLNPDVILMDIQMPEKNGIEASKQIRTFNNNVRIIMLTISDEEHDLFNAIKNGANGYLLKNLNMEELFSYIKSAYEGYPPFTKGLADKILQEFSIISTKVEASSEINNLSDREKEILELVSKGYTNKDIGNFLYISPHTVKKHLQNVLAKLHVTNRAQAVAKAAQAGILKDI; via the coding sequence ATGAAAAAAATTAAAATATTAGTGTGTGATGATTATGAAGTATTAAGAAAAGGACTTGTCCAATTACTGCACATACAACCTGAGTTTGAGGTAGTAGGTGAAGCAGGCGATGGGTTGGAAGTCATTTCTTTGACAAAAAAATTGAATCCTGATGTAATACTAATGGATATTCAAATGCCAGAAAAAAACGGCATAGAAGCCTCTAAACAAATTAGAACATTCAATAATAACGTAAGAATTATTATGCTAACAATATCCGATGAAGAGCATGATTTATTTAATGCTATAAAAAATGGTGCAAATGGTTATTTGTTAAAAAACCTCAACATGGAAGAATTATTTTCTTATATCAAATCGGCATATGAAGGATATCCTCCTTTTACCAAAGGGTTGGCTGATAAAATATTACAAGAGTTTTCGATTATTTCAACTAAAGTTGAAGCTTCATCAGAAATAAATAATTTAAGTGACCGAGAAAAGGAAATTTTAGAACTTGTTTCGAAAGGGTATACAAATAAAGATATTGGTAATTTTCTTTATATAAGCCCCCATACAGTGAAAAAACATTTGCAAAATGTACTCGCTAAATTACATGTCACAAATCGAGCTCAAGCCGTTGCTAAAGCAGCTCAAGCAGGAATACTAAAGGATATATAG
- a CDS encoding rhodanese-like domain-containing protein produces the protein MNQKRIRLILIMLFVLVILGTVGEFLFNSKNENIEVNNTSELSWNSLSQEQVVNAMEKDDVILVDLREVELYQNNHIPGSINIPFDDIRNRYTELDANKEIIFICHSGRMGADSSQFLIDKGYKKVGNLNGGMNLWSGPLESGQQ, from the coding sequence ATGAACCAAAAGAGAATCAGATTGATACTGATAATGCTGTTTGTTTTAGTTATTTTAGGAACTGTTGGGGAATTTTTATTTAATTCTAAAAATGAAAACATTGAGGTAAATAATACAAGCGAACTTTCCTGGAATTCATTATCCCAAGAGCAGGTAGTTAATGCTATGGAAAAAGACGATGTTATTCTAGTTGACTTACGAGAAGTAGAGCTTTATCAAAACAATCATATACCAGGATCCATCAATATACCTTTTGATGACATTAGGAATCGTTACACAGAACTAGATGCAAACAAAGAGATCATTTTTATTTGTCACTCTGGACGCATGGGAGCAGACAGCAGTCAGTTTTTGATAGACAAAGGCTATAAAAAGGTTGGGAATCTAAATGGTGGAATGAACCTCTGGTCTGGTCCTTTGGAAAGTGGACAACAATAG
- a CDS encoding cytochrome c biogenesis protein ResB — translation MVGKLCECGEQNQVGTELCSRCGNPLKESATDLINMRYEGTARRSQVYNKTPIDKAWQFFSSVKVGVWLIILLLLASIIGTIFPQEIYIPPNIPPSDFYKQEYGVLGDVYYQLGFNNLYNSWWYLLLIGLLSISLTVASIDRVIPLYKQLKNQRVTKHVKFLEKQRLLGITYIEEKDVDYTHAIERLQSSRYTVRKEGDNLLAEKGRFSRWGPYVNHIGLIIVLFGGMLRFVPGFYLDEVVWLRDGETKEVPGTNGDYYIKNEKFILEFYDENDPKYKEAINNAGGVVPKNYQTNAILFKNTGSSIPGVEPDLEEIKREQIRVNYPLEIDNYALYQVSYKQNEFESFDFAVTEKASGESFGKFTVDLVNPITKYQINETIAVELMSYLPDYELGENGPITKSKVPNNPAFAFNVIGPNSSEDEVSFLSIGQNLEPLGENNYKIELAGVKTRNVTALTIRKDLTLGIIGLGGFIFMVGLVQGSYWQHRRIWIQRFDEEVWVAGHTNKGWFSFQKELRNVFQNTGISVPIDQLEQRTRGKNGEEENVSAK, via the coding sequence ATGGTAGGAAAGTTATGTGAGTGTGGGGAGCAAAATCAGGTAGGAACAGAGCTTTGTAGTCGATGTGGGAATCCATTAAAAGAGAGCGCAACAGATTTGATTAATATGCGATACGAAGGAACGGCAAGAAGGTCACAAGTCTATAATAAAACACCAATAGATAAAGCATGGCAGTTCTTTTCTTCTGTGAAAGTGGGGGTTTGGCTAATCATACTTTTGCTTCTCGCATCAATAATAGGAACCATTTTTCCTCAAGAAATATACATACCACCTAATATACCACCTTCAGATTTTTACAAACAAGAGTATGGGGTTTTAGGAGACGTATATTACCAGTTGGGCTTTAATAATCTTTACAATTCATGGTGGTACCTACTATTAATTGGTTTGTTAAGTATCTCTCTTACTGTAGCAAGTATAGATAGAGTAATCCCATTATATAAACAATTAAAAAATCAAAGAGTGACAAAGCATGTGAAGTTTTTAGAAAAGCAAAGATTATTGGGCATTACTTATATAGAAGAAAAGGATGTTGATTATACGCATGCTATAGAACGTTTACAATCATCACGTTATACAGTTAGAAAAGAAGGGGATAATTTACTTGCAGAAAAAGGTAGGTTTTCTCGTTGGGGTCCGTATGTTAATCATATAGGCTTAATTATCGTATTATTTGGGGGGATGCTTCGTTTTGTCCCTGGCTTTTATTTAGACGAAGTAGTTTGGCTACGTGATGGCGAAACAAAAGAAGTGCCTGGAACAAATGGAGATTATTATATTAAAAATGAGAAATTTATTCTTGAATTTTATGATGAGAATGATCCGAAATATAAAGAAGCGATAAACAATGCAGGAGGAGTAGTTCCAAAAAATTATCAAACGAATGCTATTTTGTTCAAGAATACTGGTTCAAGTATACCAGGTGTGGAACCCGATTTAGAGGAAATTAAGCGTGAACAAATTCGAGTTAATTATCCTCTTGAAATAGATAACTATGCACTATATCAAGTAAGCTATAAGCAAAATGAGTTTGAAAGCTTTGACTTTGCCGTAACTGAAAAAGCATCTGGAGAATCCTTTGGAAAATTTACTGTAGACTTAGTAAACCCAATAACTAAGTATCAGATTAATGAAACAATAGCTGTAGAGCTTATGAGTTATTTACCTGATTATGAGCTTGGTGAAAATGGCCCAATCACAAAATCAAAGGTCCCGAATAATCCTGCTTTTGCTTTTAATGTTATTGGTCCAAATTCATCCGAAGACGAGGTAAGTTTCCTATCCATTGGTCAAAACCTTGAACCGTTAGGTGAAAATAATTATAAAATTGAACTTGCGGGGGTTAAGACTAGGAATGTTACCGCACTTACAATCCGTAAAGATTTAACATTAGGTATTATTGGCTTAGGTGGATTTATTTTTATGGTTGGACTTGTTCAAGGTAGTTATTGGCAGCATCGAAGAATATGGATTCAGCGATTCGATGAAGAAGTATGGGTTGCTGGTCATACGAATAAAGGGTGGTTTAGCTTTCAGAAAGAGCTACGAAATGTATTTCAAAATACAGGTATTTCAGTTCCAATAGATCAATTAGAACAAAGGACAAGAGGGAAGAACGGGGAGGAAGAGAATGTTTCAGCTAAGTAG